The following nucleotide sequence is from Megalops cyprinoides isolate fMegCyp1 chromosome 6, fMegCyp1.pri, whole genome shotgun sequence.
AGCTTACATATATTCATGTAGTCTAAATGCATTTGGCAAGCTCAGTAAGATGGAGAGATGCTGagaataaataatgcattttatggaCAAACCTGGAATATCCGCATTTTTTGAGGTAAAAGTGACAGGGAAAAGCTCTCTCCACATGAATAGTAGCATGACAGGAAATACAAACAACAGGGTGGAATCAGTCACTGATGGGATTCCCATCCATCTCTGATTGGAAAGTTATGAAAACAATCATGTGGGATTTAATATCTTATTAGCCCTAATACAGATCTGTCATTCAATTACATtaccaaaaatgtaaaatttagtGTTGATTAAGCTGAAGTATTGTCCGGAAAAGGGTCCGGTTTGTCCATGGAATATATTTCTTGCCGAGAAGACCTAAAAACATGCAAGTGATGTGAAGTAGGCCAGTGACATCACTACGTGAAGAGAAAATAGGAAGTGATTAATATGGTTTGGAAATTATATGAATCTATTGATGTACTATATGAGTATAATCTATCATCTGTATCATTTATAGAGcgaaaaaaaaattctctgtcACATCTGAAAGGAAGAAAGGTTAAAGCCATCATACTGGTAAATGGTAAAGGTGAAGAGTTTAAAGTAGCAGAGGGAGGTTTGTCAGATGAAGATCAAATGACATTGaaggagtatgtgtgtgtctgagtggtggtgggggctcTCTGGGCAATAACTTTACAGTGAtggtcattttcaaattttaactTCTAAAATACAACTATAAAGTCAAATATAATGTGTACAATTGTGTACTTAGTGAGTGACCTATTctctcatttaaaacattcagtTGGTCCTCCATGCCAAAAAATTTAACCAGAATTTAACCATGTCAACATTTTCACCAGCCATGACAGACAAGTCAATCAAGATATGGGCCCAAGTTTGCATTCCATAACCCAGTACATACACTACACATACAGATTGTTTCAGACATAGCCTGAAAAGCTTTTGGGTTTAAATAAATAGATTTaatgttgaaatacatttttttttcatacattgaCAACATTTTCCATGTACACACATGCCAAATTTCAAGATtgaacaaagagagaaaataaccTGGGCAGTAACTGTGGCAATGATGGGCAGTGAAGATAAgtcatttatttgacagaatCCTAAATTTAACAGAGCAAATATAACTGTATGCAAGGATTAACCAGTATGTGAAAAGGCACTTGAAGGCACTTGCATTTTCAAAGCTTGCCAGGCCAAAGGAATGGCGAAGGGAGTAAAACACAACCTTCACAAAACATTCAAGTATCACTCTTCTTACACTTAAGAAAAGGGATTACCAATACTTAAGACAACAGAGGTGTTTACTTTCAATGTGCTTGtcctgtaaaatgaaattaaatagaacaatgaaaatttaaaaagtggattatcatattatgaaaaaaaaattgccacaACTGACTTCTAAAGTATTATGACATTTTTAGTAAGTCAATCAGTATCCAAAAATGAAACCCACAATGAAGGAGACGAGTGACATGAAAGAATGCTGCCACACTTCTTCAGCAAAGCCGAAAAATATTTCCTGCTTATACAAAAAGCATTGAAATTTGGTTTGAAGTTAGAACGTTAAGATGGCAGCTGTCCTTCAAAACCATTTTCCTCGTCCACCTTGGCACTAGTTCCCCTACACCTACACTTTAGTATCCCGGGAAGTGGGTTACAAGTGTTCTGGGTGGTTCTGCAGACAGGTGATGAACTCTGTGACTGGATGTTTCTCGAAGCAGATCTGATATACTGCATTGAAGAGAGGAAACCtggggagggaaaaacagagggagagagtgggagtagGAGGTTACAGTCCAATGGGACAAAGGCGTGaaaagtattttaataaaaaaggagcatttttattactactattattactactagTAGGAGAATGATTATTGTGATTAACATTGTTGCTATGGGTATTAAGATGAAAAATCATAATTATTAAGTGCACAGAAAGCATGGACTGGAAGCCTAACATCCTCTTTGTGAGGCAGTATGCTTTAAAGACTGACTCTAGTGAtaatcaatatatatatatatgtttttttcccttttacgcaacccttttttaaaattgccaATTGCTCATTAGACTCATCTCATTATGATAATCTCTGCAGTTGCACAGGAGTTATGAGGTGAGAAAAATGCAATCTTCCTATACACCCACTTGCGGtcaatggctgttttttgcactgcaagtcacacagcacatgacagcagagtgggtgctcattggagcAGAGGCATTACTTTTAGGTGCCTGttgaattgcagggtgcctggaAGTAGTGAAACGAGCAACCCCTGCCCAAATATCCACCCCTGTCCTGGGTGGAACAAGGCCAGTTTGTTCTGTGGCTATGAGCTTATGGTCATCAAGGTAAGAGACTTAAGACAGCACTCAAACTTCAGTGCTTTCCTGTTTGcctgtcagtgtctgttttcGGTGACTCACTCCCTTCCTTTCACTCCCTTCTCTGGAGTTATTTCTGTGACAGCCCAGGGTAACAGGACCTCCATTATCAGAACACATGCTTATACCCACCTCTGATAATTGATAAATACGTATGGAGATTTGGTATTCTGACATCGAAGTCTCAAAGATTACGCTTTTTAAACTCAGTTCcaacattttcaccatttttgaaaaaaaaagggggtggggtaAAATTTCACTGAAGGCAGACTTTAAATATCAGGAAGAGGATTAACAATTAATGGTAAAACTCTGCAAAATAACCTCTTTGCTGTGTCATTTCTATTACTAATATTAGAACACTGCTTTTTTGCTCATTGTACTTCAAAGTTACTCAGCCATAGTGTAACTGACAGTTGATAATGGAGAAAGTACATTTTTAGACTAAcataaattcatttcacaatatAAAAGATCATATAACATACTTGTTCACCATATTTTTGTGCTTAAGGATGTGGTTGACTTCAGCTGCAGTTGCTGGACCTTGCAGTTTCTGACCGTTCAGCATCTCCTTCTCCAGTTCCTCAATTGTCTAGAGAATTGCAGACACACTCATGTTCAGCGACAATAGCGCACAGAGAAAGCAAAAACCAGAATAAACTCCCATTCAGATCTCAAACTTCGGTTTAAAATGGacacataatttatttgaacaGAAACAAACGCACAGAATATTCCATCCCACCTCAGAGCTGTCCCCACAACCTCACCTTCCCTGTCTTGGCGAAAGCTTCTGCAATTTTGCGGTTGCGGCCACCATAGCAGGTTGTGATGAGGTCAGCGACCCCGCAGCTTTCCAGAAAGGTGGTTGCAGAAACAGGCCCAGAGGTGCAGAAAATCCGTGCAAAGGCAATCATCTCCATCAGTCCCAGCCGGATGACTGCAGCCTTGGTGTTGTCCCCAAAGCCGAGGCCATCACAGAAGCCTGCGCCCACAGCCACCACATTCTTGAGAGGGAGAtgcaaagaaacatttttctaGCCTTGGCCTGTCCCAGTTCATCATAATTGTGATTGCAAATCTGTAAGTTCCCGGTAACAACTAAAGCTGCCAAAACATTCTATGTGTCGTGGCCCCTGCCAAAATGagtttaacttgaatggatacatttatgttctattgcactggaagtcactctggataagagcatctgctaaatgcgtgtaatgtaatgtaaaggtgaTGTAATTTGTTGGAGCCCTCACCTTAAGAGCGCCGCAGATCTCCACAACGTCCGACTCTTCCACCACCGTCACACGGAAGTTAGTGGTCTGCATCAACTCCTTCAGCAGAGGGCCATGTTCTTTGCTCTTACAACCTAAAACAACAATACGGATCATCATTTCCCATCCTCTCAGAGAGgcattgcaaaaataaattctatAACTttaataaagggaaaaaactcTCACTTTagaatatacatacattattatatataatatacatgtattatgataatatgtataaaaatcCACACTGAACTATTCAGTCCTGTTTGTTACATATGTCTTCATCAAGTCATTCTTGTTCTTTTCTTACACTGAACTACTACAGCTGCTGAATCAAATTAGTCTCACATTGAGATAACATACTTATCAGTTTATTCAGTGAAGAGAAAATCCACAATCCTGCAATCCACATCATCACAACATTTAATTAGAACACTGCCAATGACTgtatttgattgtatttttaacTCTCCCTGTACCAATGGTGGTTTCACAGAACTTTTCGTCGGCCACTTCATTGGCAATGTTAGCTCCCATCAGCACAGTCATGGTGATGCCCAGCCTCTCTCGGATAACATCAGAAATCAGCTTCAGCCCGTCAGGACCTTCGTCCACACCCTGAAACGCACAGTCTCTCGTCACATTACACTATTCGTCAACATTACATACCACTCAAAATCTCACTCCAGTCTTTCAGCACAATAATTGAAATTGCAAACATTCCTGAATGAATTGGTTTTCCAATTCTTATATAGTATTCCATTACTGCAAATCTCCCTCTTATAAAATTCTACATATATCCCTCTTACCTGGGCTTTCCTAACTGCACATAACCCTTTACACAACAGCCTCACCCTTTATAAGTGTACTGCCTTCaaaacacatatactgtacatttaaaaaggcTACCACTTGAGTCTGCTTTTCAGGCTGTTGGTTTATCACTGATGTGATACTAGCTATTTTGTTCTTATGCCCTTGTTCTTGTGGCTATTTTAACATTCACTACATTTGTCCTGCAATGTTGGCCTTGtgaattgctctggataataaataaataaacataacagAAAGGAGCAATAATATGATCTGGTACATTACTCACACAACTGATGTggattacaaaatgtttcattcaattTATGTATGCGtgcaataaatgaaatgcaagcaGTAATACAATAGCATTAATAGTGAGCTGGTGAAATCTAATATGCTTACTGTTGCATTGTCATTGTGTTGTTCACTCAATTTTATGCAATTTCAAAGGCACTTTGTAGGCCTATAAAATGTCACTGAGAACACGATCCCCACAGGCCCAGTGGGAGAAAGAGGTTTCAAAAGCACCCACCTTGATGAGTGACATTCCCACAGTATCCTTCTTGATGTGGTCCTTAATGGTGTCACACACTCTTGAAATGAACTGATGTGGGACGACAAATATCAGGATGTCCGCTCCTTTCACAGCATCCACCAGCTCTGGAACAGCCAACTGGGAAAGGTAGATGgcatatacaaataaatgcaaaaaaagtctTTCCACTAAATTAAGAATGACATTGCTAGTGGTTATTCAACCATTATGAGCTATACTGGTCTTGCCATCAATTAGTTTGTTCTCTTGCAGACAGAAATTATCAAATGTGTGACTAGGTATGAGACCTCAACAGTCTACCCATAAGGACTAATAGAATATTTAAGTATGGCAAATATGACCAATTTACACTTCTATGCTTAATGTAGTTttagtatatacagtacacacccCTCATCATAAATGACATTTAGTCAGTTTCTTACCACATTGGGGGGCAGCTTATGTCCTGGCAGGTACTTGACATTCTCATGCTCAGTGTTTATGATCTCTGTGAGTTTGCGTCCATTCACCATCTCCTCAAACACCCACATGTTCACTGTTTTTTCAAACTTGGGGTTTTTTGCTGCGTTTGCGCCCACAATTTTGGCAATGGCAGAGCCCCtacaggttaaaaaaagaatgcagaTTTCATCAGGGCCTCCAAAATAAGGGTTTGGGTTGGTCTGATTTCCATGTCCTGCCTCACTTGTCCTTGGGGCATTGAGTAAATGttacagttgtgttttttctactatatgtttgtctttgtcttgtaCTTTTTCAGTTAACTTGCTACACATCCAGAGTCCCAGAGGAATGCAGAGTGAGCAGGTTTTTTTACCCTTGGCAAGCAACTAACCATGATAACTCCTCAAATCATGGACTTGACTGACATACTTTTCTGCCTTCCCCAATTCAGACAGTGTTAGAGTTTAAAGAGTTCCTGAACATCTGTTATATTGCCTCCATCTAGGACTGGAATTGAGTTGTCCTAGTTTCCTACATCAAGAGAAGAAACAGATTTTTGAATACTGCATGAGaagaaaatatgataaaaataatCAGAGGAGAAGAGGATATGTCTCAGCAAAATacaattcaaacacaaaagcattttcacccctacaaaaagctgaatgtttTATGTAGGAAAATCAGGCACTTTTTAAGCCAATCATTTCCCTTGAGTGGAAGTGAATCCCCTCGACCTAAAAACAAGGCATTGCATTTAATTCACAGCTATTCTGTGGTTGGCAAATGAACTGCAAGTATCAGTATAGGCCAGCTCAGATATCCTACTAAAGGGCAAAGCTGCACCCCAGCTTTAGAACACAGATAAAATCTCCCACACTAAATGCATGAGTCCTACACAAACAGCTACCATTGCACTACACATTATGAATTACAAAGGTTTTGAGCagatatttaaatttgtttttaataaagtaatattTGCTATGCCAACCTACAACAAAACTGGTTAAATATGCAGATAGGATACTTTATTTCCCGGTATTCTGTTCGGGagcttttaaaaactttattgaGCACTAGAGCCAGACTCCAACCAGGCATGACAGTCCTTGGCAGGACAAAGTTCAGTTATACATTGCATCTTTCCCATACCACCCTCCTTCCCCGAGTCTTGTCCTGTGTAAATTATACTGACTTTTAGAACACATATCTTCCGAAGCAAGAAAACATACAACAGAAAAGAGAACATACACAGaagaaaacatacaataaatagTTCTGAAATTAACCGCATACATCCATAGATTTTAAGCACAGCACGCTATCGTGATTTATCGTTTGGGAGCGATTGTTAATTGTTATCCCTTAATTGTAATTGATACAAGAGATAGCtgctcatttttgaaaatgtgttcagttaCAATAATACATCATACTGGAGACTCTAACcgaacactgaacactgcaggCGGGACGGGGTAAGAGAAACTTTACTGCTGCGTACCCAGTGGTGCGTTGCCGTGGCAACAGAGCTTCCTTTCGTTCTTATATTGCTCTGAACTGCAGCGGTAAGCCGTAATCATTAACACTGAGCGCTTTGctagcagatttttttcttctagtTTGACAGCCAGATGTGTTCTGGCTTCTGCTACATCTGCATCactattactatttattatAAACACATAATTCGTGAATTTAGGGACCTCGTGTATGAAAAGTGCAAACAAAATATTGGgtgaaaatgcattatgtattgCACCAACCAGTTTCAATTTTACACTGGAACGCATTACTGTCATCAAGTTTGCATTCACGTTCACTGGCATGGAATATGCTATGGCTGGTTTTCTCCGTATTGCGACCGGATTCTGCAAGTCATAAAATGGACAACCTCTAAGATTCCTGCAATACGTCGAATAGTTTAGCAGAGTGTGCGGCTCCATTCATGATCTACCAAAAGTTCCAACCAAACTTCAAATGCTGTGGCGTAGAGAATGCAAATTTTACTCTGTCGAAGAACAAACGCAGGCTTCAAAGCACACGCAGGTCAGAAATATTTCCGCTTTTACAGTCAGCATGTTCCTCGCCAGTAAATAACCCCACGCTTCATGCTATAAAATCAAAACGCACCTAAATGTGCTCATGCTGCAAAATGAAGAGTCTCTCCTACACATTTAAGAATGACTACAAAACGATAGTCTTGAGTAGGCTGATCAATTATAACATTGACTAAACATAACAATGTCTAAACGATTATAGAATATAAAAACGCTCGTGTTGAGACAGCAATTATAATGGTAAGGGGCAGAATGTAACACGATACATTACCGAGCTATAAATAGGGCTTAGCCCATAGCAATAACTAATAACACTGCAGTATTGACTTTGATACTACTGTACTGCATTTTCTAGAGAAGTCGCTAAGAACTTGATATTCTGAAACCACAAGCTGTCAGACTTGATACATTATAGGAAatttatacaatataatcaTTTCTTAACGGCAGCTTGCAAGTAACCACTGTGgccagttagctagccaactaaGAGACGATTGACGATACCAAATACAGACACGACTATCCAAATAAACCCCCTGTAACCAAAGATATACATTGTTACATATAGTCTCAAAAGTTTATATAGGGTTCGCGCCACAATTTAAAAAGGACCTAAAATATCGAGCAACTTAACTGAACGCGTTTGCATTGTTAGTATACCAAATCAACGCAACTGATCAACaataatatacataaaaatcctaataataataatgaacttTATCGCGTTTTCTCCCATTTCAAATTACGAATCGTTGGCTACTAGGAAGTTGTTGCGGAAACACCAGTGCAGCAAGCAGATACCGCtatgaagatttttaaaaagatactAAGTGGAGTAAAACAACCGGATTCATAGCACGCGAACCAGTGGACTTGAGCAGTTGAACTTGAACCCATCACTCAATCGAGTTGGCCATTTGTGCGCTTTCAGCCATCAAGCTAATCAGACAGCCAGGTAAGAATCAAAGGCTGACTGTCGATTAAACTACAGtacatcttttcatttcaacctGTGTCCAGGTGTATACAAGAAACCAATACTATCCGAACTGCACAAGTTAACTGTCCTCACCAACTTAATGCAAGTGTCCATCACCTCGGGTTGCACCATTCTCTGAAAACTATACATTGACATAAACAGTTCTGTTTTAGAGATGAAATCACCTACCAGTTACCAGACCCGATAATGCAGACTTTCTTTGGTGCTGCCATTGTGTGACCTTCCAGAGCGTAACTACTGCGACTGTCCCTGGGTGCAGTGCTCCAATGCTGACGAGTTGGACTGAACGGATATGTATTTATACTTTGCGAACGCCGCGGCAGTCAGCAATCGCTCACGCCCCCCGAGATTCACTGGTTTGTGATGTGAAAACAATTGCCAGCTGATTATTTATGCAGATGGGTTACCACATACATCCTCTAAACGCATTTCTTCCTTATATTTTTCTTATAGAAATGCCATTTCAAAGCTAATATTAATGCGCACGTAAAGTTTCACTTGTCATTCTTCCATACGGCATACATATAGCAGTTCGCTCATTCTGAGGATATAGCCCATAGTCTGTCTAAGGAAAAAATATCATACTCTTCCTGTCAAGGTAAGACAAAGTAGTATTCACTCAAGATGCTCTTTATTAAAATTTGGGGTTAACACgtacagcaaataaaaaactaacaaaacatTTGGTCCATAAAcggtgaggaaaaaaacagaaatgatcatAATTTCAGTGTCAACATAAACTAGAATGAGGGTGTGGAAAATGGACAAGTGggaggaaataaaatattaaacatgtacTTCATAGCTCTACCATTTCCTAGCAAAACTAGTAAAAATCCAAGAATAAGATCTTACATGTGTCACAGCTTTACTACTTTTATGTATGACCTCATTTCTCAAAGGTTTATGGCTTCCACACAGTCGATACTATTTAAGACAGAGAAGATTAAACTAATTTTCGCAATAACCCTGGAGTATCCTTTCCTTAACACTAGTGTCACAGGTAAATATGACTACACCAGTACAGGACTTCCTTCTTGTTCCACGTGTAATCACTGGATTGCTGAACTAGCTGAAGATATTTAACTGAGCATAAACTTGAGGACAGGCAGTCCTTGGCCTTCCATGTTAACATAGTCTTTAGTGTTCCTATCCACATTTGCCTTGCAGGTATTTACAACCATATAAACATCTGTGGTACTACATGCTACTCTTTAAATGCTCTTATACAACTAACTAGCAAGATAAGTCTTGACAGAGCTCAGATTATCAAAACCTGAAAATGGCCCTTGGCAACAcaagtatatataaaaaatacaatatagctactacaacaataaaaactgtCCATTCAAGACAAGCCTACAATGAGCTGCTCCCTACACCCGTTCTCAGGGCAGGTTGGGGAGAAGATTCTGCAACATCAATATATATGAGAATTCTTCAATAAGAgatatgtgaaaataatattttgggGACTGTATGAAGTATGATGACGACAGCTACTCTTGTGAGGCATGATCACCAAGTCACACTTCTCAGTTCCCTACAACCATGACACCACACGGAGTAAATGCATCTAAAAATCACTTTCCAGAATTTGTAGGAATagataagaagaaaaaaaatgccgtGGCACAGtgaacatttacacaaatacacaaggcGCTGGGATTTTTACTCCTCTCCTTCTGCACATCCTTGGGTTTTCTGACAGTGGGTCGTCCTGGGCATCTGCCTTACAACAGCAGAGGGAAGGAGTACAACAGTAGTTGAGGTAATTAAAAAGGTATACAGTGCATCTTCTAAAGTGTGTAGGATTACAATAAGTTGACTTTGGAGATGAGGATAAGCTTTAATGACACACTGAATATGGCTAGgtgcaaatctttttttttcttagactaTTAACTGTGGAATGgaatcaaagaaaagaaaaaaaaaatcagggccTCATTAATGGCCTCTCCAGCTACAGCAGGAAAAGGGGTCTAAAACAGTTAACAGCAATTTGCT
It contains:
- the gpd1b gene encoding glycerol-3-phosphate dehydrogenase 1b; its protein translation is MAAPKKVCIIGSGNWGSAIAKIVGANAAKNPKFEKTVNMWVFEEMVNGRKLTEIINTEHENVKYLPGHKLPPNVLAVPELVDAVKGADILIFVVPHQFISRVCDTIKDHIKKDTVGMSLIKGVDEGPDGLKLISDVIRERLGITMTVLMGANIANEVADEKFCETTIGCKSKEHGPLLKELMQTTNFRVTVVEESDVVEICGALKNVVAVGAGFCDGLGFGDNTKAAVIRLGLMEMIAFARIFCTSGPVSATTFLESCGVADLITTCYGGRNRKIAEAFAKTGKTIEELEKEMLNGQKLQGPATAAEVNHILKHKNMVNKFPLFNAVYQICFEKHPVTEFITCLQNHPEHL